From a region of the Ammoniphilus sp. CFH 90114 genome:
- a CDS encoding DUF2639 domain-containing protein, with product MHIGTKGYYVQKLKEQNIRLINGKRLESMKTHELANLYDKHVKNKDD from the coding sequence ATGCACATTGGAACTAAGGGTTACTACGTCCAGAAGCTAAAGGAACAAAACATTCGATTGATCAACGGTAAACGACTAGAGTCCATGAAGACACACGAGTTAGCGAATCTCTATGATAAGCATGTGAAAAATAAGGACGATTGA